Proteins co-encoded in one Planifilum fulgidum genomic window:
- a CDS encoding AAA family ATPase — MSQSDLLTEWDQGQRQIMQVVDNVERVIIGKRKTIQLSLVALLCGGHVLLEDVPGVGKTMLVKAIAKSLDLDFRRIQFTPDLLPSDVTGVSVYNQKTMEFEFRPGPIMAHVVLADEINRTSPKTQAALLEALEEGSITVDGTTIPIEPPFFVMATQNPIEYEGTYPLPEAQLDRFLLQLQLGYPDASQEAEMLERIKERHPIETIETVMSRETLLSLQKAVRQVYVHPDIIRYIVDIVAATRSAPGIYLGASPRGSIALFRTAQALAFIRGRSYVVPDDVKELVPCTLKHRMMLTSEARLSGLTIDRVLRDILHRIPVPVLPEEGRRSP; from the coding sequence ATGAGCCAATCCGATCTCTTGACCGAGTGGGATCAGGGACAGCGTCAGATCATGCAAGTGGTCGATAACGTGGAACGGGTCATCATCGGGAAGAGGAAAACGATCCAGTTGAGCCTGGTGGCCCTGCTCTGCGGCGGCCACGTGCTCCTGGAAGACGTGCCGGGCGTGGGCAAAACCATGCTCGTCAAGGCGATCGCCAAATCCCTGGACCTCGATTTCCGGAGGATTCAATTCACTCCGGATCTTCTCCCTTCCGACGTGACCGGCGTTTCCGTTTACAACCAGAAAACGATGGAATTCGAATTTCGTCCGGGACCGATCATGGCCCATGTGGTGCTGGCGGACGAAATCAACCGCACGTCCCCCAAAACCCAGGCGGCCCTGCTGGAGGCGCTGGAAGAGGGAAGCATCACCGTGGACGGGACGACGATTCCCATCGAGCCCCCCTTCTTCGTGATGGCAACGCAAAACCCGATCGAGTACGAAGGGACCTATCCCCTGCCGGAGGCCCAACTGGACCGCTTCCTGCTCCAATTGCAACTGGGCTATCCGGATGCCTCCCAGGAGGCGGAAATGCTGGAACGGATCAAAGAACGGCATCCCATCGAAACGATCGAAACGGTGATGTCCCGGGAAACGCTCCTGTCGCTCCAAAAGGCGGTTCGCCAAGTGTACGTCCACCCCGACATCATCCGCTACATCGTGGACATCGTGGCGGCCACCCGTTCGGCGCCCGGCATTTATCTGGGCGCAAGCCCCCGGGGGTCCATCGCCCTCTTCCGCACCGCCCAGGCGCTGGCCTTTATCCGCGGTCGCTCCTACGTGGTTCCGGACGATGTGAAGGAGCTCGTCCCTTGCACCCTGAAGCACCGGATGATGCTCACCTCCGAGGCACGCCTGAGCGGGCTGACGATCGATCGGGTGCTCCGGGACATCCTGCACAGGATTCCCGTCCCGGTTTTGCCGGAGGAAGGAAGGAGATCCCCATGA
- a CDS encoding YncE family protein yields the protein MLYIVGGEPERVIQVDLGQGEAVRNQAVRYRSPLWERIFHRLFSGAEAKWMTGTFRHAQLSPDGRRLFVTGRKDGVAEDSGGRTQKGEYSGLGVIDLETFEGRRLDLDAEMIQLSSDGRRMLLAGPWSGEGEAKGGLVMADAERIRVLGRLGSGVNFQPVGFSPDGRHAYVTTERTVKVLDWETRRFLTGRDGVELLIIEQRR from the coding sequence ATGCTTTATATCGTCGGCGGTGAACCGGAGCGGGTGATCCAGGTGGATCTCGGGCAGGGGGAAGCAGTTCGCAATCAGGCGGTCCGTTACCGTTCTCCGCTGTGGGAAAGGATTTTTCACCGGTTGTTTTCCGGGGCCGAAGCCAAGTGGATGACCGGCACCTTCCGGCATGCGCAGCTCAGTCCGGACGGGCGGCGCCTGTTTGTGACGGGACGGAAGGATGGGGTGGCGGAAGATTCCGGCGGGCGGACACAAAAGGGCGAATATTCCGGGCTGGGTGTGATCGATCTGGAGACCTTCGAAGGGAGGCGGCTGGATCTGGATGCCGAGATGATCCAGCTCTCCTCCGACGGCAGACGGATGCTCCTGGCGGGACCCTGGAGTGGGGAAGGGGAGGCGAAAGGGGGGCTGGTCATGGCCGATGCGGAGCGGATCCGGGTGCTGGGCAGGTTGGGATCGGGCGTCAACTTTCAACCGGTCGGTTTTTCCCCCGACGGCCGGCACGCTTATGTGACGACGGAAAGAACCGTCAAGGTCCTCGATTGGGAAACCCGCCGCTTTTTGACCGGGAGGGACGGAGTGGAACTGCTGATCATCGAACAGAGGCGCTAA
- a CDS encoding DUF58 domain-containing protein, whose amino-acid sequence MKGELRGLYLLLVLLAASFAFGKFQGGFVPWFLFYVTLSLTLYVGAVALGALRKVVVARELSPKRLTAGETLHVTIRYRVLSHFPLSWLYFREKSDLKHPRQGHLVFGWRNAGEINYSLSRIPRGRHLFEGIEVTAGDLFGFVKKRLSATDREEVLVYPRVRPIRLWRTANDRNAGHSFSMNRISENVTSVVGVRDYVPGDRLHRIHWKATARGQGLKVKEFEHRTTNDFLFVLDRREWSYGGRRELFERAVSLTASLIAYAIDRRFSTGLVSCGKKRAVFPLGRSQDHMLRLFEHLATVEADGKEPLSQTLLREAVYLPAGATLVIVTPLLDDPLSQALIQLAYRKVKVELLWIADPEDRPKADGRWLETLASLGIKTVRIADDNFDEALRGGISDGIPTA is encoded by the coding sequence ATGAAGGGGGAGCTGCGGGGACTCTACCTCCTCCTGGTTCTGCTGGCCGCCTCCTTCGCCTTCGGCAAGTTTCAGGGGGGGTTCGTCCCCTGGTTCCTCTTTTACGTCACCCTTTCCCTCACCCTGTACGTCGGCGCCGTCGCCCTGGGAGCCCTCCGAAAAGTGGTGGTGGCAAGGGAACTTTCTCCAAAGCGGCTGACGGCGGGAGAAACCCTCCATGTGACAATCCGCTACCGGGTTCTTTCCCACTTTCCCCTGTCCTGGCTATATTTCCGGGAAAAGAGCGACCTGAAACACCCCCGGCAAGGCCATCTCGTCTTCGGATGGCGAAATGCCGGTGAAATCAATTATTCTCTCTCCCGGATTCCCCGGGGAAGGCACCTCTTCGAAGGCATCGAGGTGACGGCGGGGGATCTCTTCGGATTTGTAAAAAAAAGGTTGTCCGCGACCGACCGGGAAGAGGTGCTGGTCTATCCCCGGGTGAGGCCGATCCGCCTGTGGCGGACGGCGAACGACCGGAACGCGGGCCACAGCTTTTCCATGAATCGGATCAGCGAGAACGTCACCTCCGTGGTGGGAGTGCGGGACTATGTCCCCGGCGATCGCCTGCACCGGATCCACTGGAAGGCGACGGCCCGGGGGCAGGGACTGAAGGTGAAGGAATTTGAACACCGGACGACCAACGATTTTCTGTTCGTGCTGGACCGACGCGAATGGTCCTACGGCGGCAGGCGGGAGCTCTTCGAACGGGCCGTCAGCCTGACCGCTTCCCTGATCGCCTACGCCATCGACCGCCGTTTCAGCACCGGGCTGGTTTCCTGCGGCAAAAAGCGCGCGGTGTTTCCCCTCGGCCGCTCCCAGGATCACATGCTTCGCCTTTTCGAGCATCTGGCCACGGTGGAAGCGGACGGAAAGGAACCCCTCAGCCAGACGTTGCTGCGGGAAGCCGTCTACCTGCCCGCGGGGGCCACGCTGGTGATCGTGACCCCGCTGTTGGACGATCCGCTTTCTCAGGCCCTCATCCAATTGGCCTACCGAAAGGTGAAAGTGGAACTGCTTTGGATCGCAGACCCGGAAGATCGTCCCAAAGCCGACGGCCGGTGGCTGGAAACCCTGGCGTCCCTCGGAATCAAAACGGTGCGGATCGCCGACGACAACTTCGATGAAGCGCTCCGGGGAGGGATCTCCGATGGCATCCCCACCGCATGA
- a CDS encoding class I SAM-dependent methyltransferase, which produces MPSIGTGRIWKATRSAPVSWICPFLLGRRLRPHAAVLDLGIGSGKVEERLLPLRPNVRVVGVDASAAMLSLAKQRLKEAQFRLIRHDLNDIESLSLPSAPLQAVIIVQTLHHLPHPKQREVYRFVHRHLEPGGLFLFMDRVRLPAAPTCGNGSSSKRNTRAEKAGNNS; this is translated from the coding sequence GCCCTCCATTGGGACCGGACGGATCTGGAAGGCAACCCGGTCCGCGCCGGTCAGCTGGATCTGCCCTTTTCTTCTCGGGCGACGGCTGCGTCCCCATGCCGCGGTTCTGGATCTGGGCATCGGATCCGGAAAGGTGGAAGAGAGGCTGCTTCCCCTTCGGCCAAACGTCCGGGTGGTGGGCGTGGATGCGTCCGCGGCCATGCTCAGCCTGGCGAAACAGCGGCTGAAGGAGGCGCAGTTCCGCCTGATCCGGCACGACCTCAACGACATCGAAAGCCTCTCCCTCCCCTCCGCGCCGCTGCAGGCGGTCATCATCGTCCAAACGCTGCACCATCTGCCCCATCCCAAACAGAGAGAGGTGTACCGCTTCGTCCACCGCCATCTCGAACCCGGCGGACTGTTCCTGTTCATGGACCGCGTCCGGTTGCCGGCCGCGCCGACATGTGGGAATGGCTCGAGCAGCAAGCGGAACACAAGAGCGGAAAAAGCGGGGAACAATTCCTGA
- a CDS encoding outer membrane lipoprotein-sorting protein produces the protein MAGGRFWSSDSRDTVVWIDSVSQTAVSNLAGPYMGAEQLEELLRLPSDQYDVKLIGSGRVAGRHCYELELSGRDRRFAEEITRMRLWVDRETFYALKMEAFDSQNRLRFGQEVREIEYNPPMDSAIFQPDLPDAPAFEGKEETALEEGPLRIRFASTGVPEGREGGLPSHFGECRGEPGSID, from the coding sequence ATGGCGGGAGGACGGTTTTGGTCCTCCGATTCCCGGGATACCGTGGTGTGGATCGATTCCGTCTCCCAGACCGCCGTCTCGAACCTGGCGGGCCCCTATATGGGGGCGGAACAATTGGAAGAGCTTCTTCGGCTGCCTTCCGACCAGTACGATGTGAAACTGATCGGTTCAGGCAGGGTGGCCGGCAGGCATTGCTACGAGCTGGAACTTTCTGGGCGGGATCGCCGCTTCGCCGAGGAGATCACCCGCATGCGTCTCTGGGTGGATCGGGAGACCTTCTATGCCCTGAAGATGGAAGCTTTTGATTCCCAAAACCGCCTCCGCTTCGGACAGGAGGTGAGGGAGATCGAGTACAATCCCCCCATGGATTCAGCCATCTTCCAGCCGGATCTTCCCGATGCCCCCGCCTTTGAGGGGAAGGAGGAGACTGCTTTAGAGGAGGGGCCGCTCCGGATCCGCTTCGCTTCCACCGGCGTACCGGAGGGGCGAGAGGGTGGCCTTCCGTCTCACTTTGGAGAATGTCGGGGAGAGCCCGGTTCGATTGACTGA
- a CDS encoding site-specific integrase — translation MLLIGKKDVEWVFPNSHGNIQEPRKVIHVFHRIIKRADVPKIRFHDLRHTHATLLLQQGVHPKIVSERLGHASITLTLDTYSHVIPSLQKEAAMMFDQLRKNTLSD, via the coding sequence ATGTTGCTGATCGGGAAAAAAGATGTGGAATGGGTATTTCCCAATTCTCATGGAAATATTCAAGAGCCCCGAAAAGTGATACATGTCTTTCATCGGATAATAAAGCGAGCAGATGTGCCAAAAATACGCTTTCATGATCTGCGTCACACACACGCAACCCTGCTCCTCCAACAGGGTGTACATCCAAAAATTGTGTCGGAACGTCTTGGACACGCCAGCATAACATTAACCCTGGACACATATTCGCACGTAATTCCATCGCTGCAAAAGGAGGCAGCCATGATGTTTGATCAACTGAGAAAAAACACTTTATCAGACTAA
- a CDS encoding L-lactate permease translates to MLSLLALLPVLTVLLLLVAFKWPAKTAMPLAFVVTVGLSLWVWEVPFNQVLAATVDGLITALTLLYIIFGAILLLNTLSESGALITIRKGLSNISPDRRVQAVIIAWLFGSFIEGAAGFGTPAAVTAPLLVGLGFPAMAAVVCALIIQSTPVSFGALGTPILVGISSGLGEGRLSEVTKVVGSDWEAVLSSIGVKVAALHFAAGFFIPLLMVALLTRFFGKNRSFREGLRAWRFAFFGALAMTIPYLLTAAALGPEFPSLFGGLIGLAVVVWAARKGWFHPKDGIWDFDAPEKWEPEWVGSLRLNDPASLSVKMPAWKAWTPYLLVGLFLVLTRMDALPLKGWLNGVTIDLEDLFGSGMSVSVSPLYLPGTIFIVVVLLTALIHRMDSAAFRRAWTGTFKTTGLASVALLFAVPMVKVFIGSSGGAAGYDSMPIELAKGVADTVGSVWPIFAPSIGALGAFIAGSNTVSNMMFSLFQFGVGTRIGADPSWIVALQAIGGAAGNMICVHNVVAASATVGLINKEGAIIRKTLIPTLYYVLFGGALGYTILHGFGWNIGTVIVLGTVAGFAFLLVRFGGTPPGVSQSRSVSRG, encoded by the coding sequence ATGCTTTCCTTGTTGGCCTTGCTTCCCGTGTTGACGGTCCTTCTGCTTCTGGTGGCCTTCAAGTGGCCGGCGAAAACGGCCATGCCCCTGGCCTTTGTCGTCACGGTGGGATTGTCCCTGTGGGTGTGGGAAGTTCCCTTCAATCAGGTCCTGGCGGCCACGGTCGACGGCCTGATCACGGCGCTGACCCTCCTCTACATCATCTTCGGAGCCATTCTGCTGCTGAACACCTTGAGCGAAAGCGGCGCCCTGATCACGATCCGAAAGGGGCTGTCAAACATCTCCCCGGACCGTCGGGTGCAGGCGGTGATCATCGCCTGGCTGTTCGGCTCCTTCATCGAGGGGGCGGCCGGTTTCGGCACTCCCGCCGCCGTGACCGCTCCGCTTTTGGTCGGACTGGGCTTTCCGGCGATGGCGGCGGTGGTGTGCGCCTTGATCATCCAGAGCACCCCGGTCTCCTTCGGAGCCCTGGGAACGCCGATCCTGGTGGGGATCAGTTCGGGACTGGGCGAAGGCAGGCTGAGCGAAGTGACGAAGGTGGTCGGTTCCGACTGGGAAGCGGTCCTCTCCTCCATCGGCGTGAAGGTGGCCGCTTTGCACTTCGCGGCCGGGTTTTTCATCCCGCTGCTGATGGTCGCTCTCCTGACCCGCTTCTTCGGAAAAAACCGCTCCTTCCGGGAGGGGCTCAGGGCGTGGCGGTTCGCCTTCTTCGGCGCCCTGGCGATGACGATCCCCTATCTCCTCACGGCCGCCGCCCTCGGTCCCGAATTCCCCTCCCTCTTCGGCGGGCTGATCGGGCTGGCGGTGGTGGTGTGGGCGGCCCGGAAGGGATGGTTTCATCCGAAAGACGGCATATGGGATTTCGACGCCCCGGAAAAATGGGAGCCGGAATGGGTGGGCAGCCTTCGCCTGAACGACCCCGCGTCCCTCTCCGTCAAAATGCCCGCCTGGAAAGCGTGGACGCCGTATCTTCTGGTGGGCTTGTTTCTCGTTCTCACCCGGATGGACGCCCTTCCCCTCAAAGGATGGCTCAACGGCGTCACCATTGACCTGGAGGATCTGTTCGGGTCGGGCATGTCCGTCAGCGTGAGCCCCCTCTACCTCCCGGGAACCATCTTCATCGTGGTGGTTCTCCTGACGGCGCTGATCCATCGGATGGACAGCGCCGCCTTCCGAAGGGCCTGGACGGGCACCTTCAAAACGACGGGACTGGCATCCGTCGCCCTTCTCTTTGCGGTTCCGATGGTGAAGGTGTTCATCGGTTCCTCCGGGGGAGCCGCCGGTTACGACAGCATGCCCATCGAACTGGCCAAGGGCGTGGCCGACACGGTGGGGTCCGTCTGGCCCATTTTCGCCCCGTCCATCGGCGCTCTGGGAGCCTTCATCGCAGGCAGCAACACCGTCTCCAACATGATGTTCTCCCTGTTCCAGTTCGGGGTGGGAACGCGGATCGGGGCGGATCCCTCCTGGATCGTCGCCCTGCAGGCCATCGGCGGAGCCGCGGGAAACATGATCTGCGTCCACAACGTGGTGGCCGCATCCGCCACCGTCGGGCTGATCAACAAGGAGGGGGCCATCATCCGCAAAACGCTGATTCCCACCCTGTATTACGTCCTCTTCGGCGGCGCGCTGGGCTACACGATCCTGCACGGCTTCGGATGGAACATCGGAACGGTGATCGTCCTCGGAACCGTCGCCGGTTTCGCCTTCCTCCTGGTCCGCTTCGGCGGAACCCCTCCGGGGGTGTCCCAATCCCGCTCCGTCTCCAGGGGATAA
- a CDS encoding DJ-1/PfpI family protein codes for MNRPIHVGIFLFDGVDVLDFSGPYEVFSYAARNGKELRGRLLGRDLPQHPPFLVRTVSEGGRMVTAKGGLRVLPDCGLHDAPSFDVLLLPGASFAPLQKALGNQSVLRWIRERSKDAEVVASVCTGAYFLAEAGLLSGKRATTHHAVLDHFQKSYPEVRVCRGRRVVDEGGVITSGGVTSGIHLALHIVRRFLGEEAERMLAGAIEFEPGGTAGPGIAG; via the coding sequence GTGAACAGGCCGATTCATGTGGGGATTTTTCTGTTTGACGGCGTCGATGTCCTCGACTTTTCGGGGCCGTATGAGGTCTTTTCCTATGCGGCGCGGAACGGAAAGGAACTGAGGGGTCGGCTGCTGGGAAGGGACCTTCCGCAACATCCGCCCTTTTTGGTTCGTACCGTTTCGGAAGGGGGGCGGATGGTGACCGCCAAGGGCGGGTTGCGGGTTTTGCCGGACTGCGGCTTGCACGACGCTCCCTCTTTCGATGTTCTGCTGCTTCCCGGGGCCTCCTTCGCGCCGCTGCAAAAAGCTTTGGGAAACCAAAGTGTGCTCCGGTGGATCCGGGAGCGCTCCAAGGACGCGGAGGTGGTCGCCTCCGTTTGCACCGGGGCCTATTTTCTGGCCGAAGCCGGCTTGCTTTCCGGGAAACGGGCGACCACCCACCATGCCGTTCTCGATCACTTTCAGAAGAGCTATCCGGAGGTGAGGGTCTGCAGGGGGAGGCGAGTGGTGGATGAAGGAGGGGTCATTACCTCGGGAGGGGTGACCTCGGGGATTCATTTGGCGTTGCACATCGTCCGCCGCTTTCTGGGAGAAGAGGCGGAGCGGATGCTGGCCGGCGCCATCGAGTTTGAACCCGGAGGGACGGCCGGTCCGGGGATTGCCGGATGA
- a CDS encoding TetR/AcrR family transcriptional regulator: protein MSASQSTRQRILEKAASLFNRKGFSGAALSDIMRETGLQKGGIYNHFASKEALALESFDYAVGRVERWFAGRLAGKKGADEKLLALVESFRDYAKNPPVPGGCPILNTSVESDDAHPALRKRTQEALDRFLGRLIRIIDQGKEEGTLRPDADSRTVALVLTASFEGALMMSRLYGDTDPMERVADHLRQYLKRDVFAV, encoded by the coding sequence ATGTCCGCTTCGCAGTCGACTCGCCAACGGATTTTGGAAAAGGCGGCCTCCCTGTTCAACCGCAAGGGATTCTCGGGGGCCGCCCTGTCCGACATCATGCGGGAGACGGGTCTTCAGAAAGGGGGGATTTACAACCATTTTGCAAGCAAGGAGGCATTGGCCCTGGAGTCCTTCGACTATGCCGTCGGGCGGGTGGAGCGATGGTTTGCCGGTCGTTTGGCCGGCAAAAAGGGGGCGGATGAAAAACTGCTCGCCCTTGTGGAATCTTTTCGCGACTATGCGAAAAACCCCCCGGTTCCCGGGGGATGTCCGATCCTGAATACCTCGGTGGAGAGCGATGACGCCCATCCGGCTTTGCGGAAACGGACCCAGGAGGCCCTGGATCGTTTCCTCGGACGGTTGATCCGGATCATCGATCAGGGGAAGGAGGAGGGTACGCTTCGCCCGGATGCGGATTCCCGCACCGTTGCGCTCGTTCTGACGGCCTCCTTTGAAGGAGCCCTGATGATGAGCAGGCTGTACGGAGACACGGATCCCATGGAGAGGGTGGCGGATCACCTGCGACAGTATCTGAAAAGGGATGTTTTCGCCGTTTAA
- a CDS encoding transglutaminase TgpA family protein → MASPPHEEWDWEKRLGALVFAALLGWEWLWPLPQVTDTQQIGWFATTFLLFLSLDTFRVPGKIGIPVKLAAISVLLIGFYFSPLPQPGEWRAILLGEAVPGYAEEPPLWAYFTGPPGRTAAFFLFLWAAAAFLVRQMVRKRKVMLPLLLTITYLSILDSFTLFDGKGAVIRSILYGLFCLAWFRLNRLQRDDRIPSAVRGWYAATWALIALAVGIGWLAPKADASWPDPVSWITSLDERAGNKTKYRFVGYSTDDRRLGGPFIQDQRVAFRATADRPYYWRGEALDMYTGHGWEKNMDVQHLPVPDHLYPDPDVVVSDGDLLFHNMKAEDNRATIVWSLPRYHVLFAPGGLRRADPGQPLIAESLHRGFFFPYDPPDRYSVTAEIPRIDEDKLRQSPEEYPETIRWAYLQLPKGLPDRVKKLARKITADANNPYDKARAVEQFLRTEGGFRYETQDVPVPEENEDFVDQFLFDTKRGYCNHFSSAMVVLLRAADVPARWVKGFAPGEAELEDDRYRVTVRNADAHSWVEVYFSEVGWIPFEPTPGFTNPTPVERQETREDAGEDADSSPLPSPGDRRDPEMKDPSATTPSGEEKERASDAGKRRAWWTAGFLLLAGWAVWTFRRRLLWWWLHRYPRIEEGNRSTLIHSFRHLLRLLAWKRGPRKPHQTAREYVSGSDWIFSAPSAEMREMTRLFERARYGKMEKDPSLWERARHLWRALLKQTRP, encoded by the coding sequence ATGGCATCCCCACCGCATGAAGAGTGGGATTGGGAAAAACGGCTGGGCGCCTTGGTCTTCGCCGCCCTGCTGGGTTGGGAATGGCTGTGGCCCCTCCCTCAGGTGACCGACACGCAGCAAATCGGATGGTTTGCCACGACCTTTCTGCTCTTTTTATCCCTGGACACCTTCCGGGTTCCCGGGAAGATCGGCATCCCCGTCAAATTGGCGGCCATTTCCGTTCTCTTAATCGGATTTTATTTCAGCCCCCTGCCCCAGCCCGGGGAATGGCGGGCCATCCTTCTGGGCGAGGCGGTTCCGGGATACGCGGAGGAGCCGCCCCTGTGGGCCTACTTCACCGGTCCTCCCGGCCGCACCGCCGCCTTTTTCCTCTTCCTGTGGGCGGCGGCCGCTTTCCTCGTCCGTCAGATGGTGCGGAAAAGGAAAGTGATGCTCCCTCTCCTTCTGACCATCACCTATCTCTCCATCCTGGATTCCTTCACCCTCTTTGACGGAAAGGGCGCCGTCATCCGGAGCATCCTGTACGGTCTCTTTTGCCTGGCCTGGTTCCGTTTGAACCGGCTGCAAAGGGATGACCGAATCCCTTCCGCCGTAAGGGGGTGGTACGCCGCCACCTGGGCGCTGATCGCCCTGGCGGTGGGAATCGGATGGCTGGCCCCCAAGGCGGACGCCAGTTGGCCCGATCCGGTTTCCTGGATCACCAGCCTGGATGAGCGGGCGGGAAACAAGACCAAATACCGGTTCGTCGGCTACTCCACCGATGACCGCCGCCTGGGGGGCCCCTTCATCCAGGATCAGCGGGTCGCCTTCCGGGCGACAGCGGACCGGCCCTACTACTGGCGGGGGGAAGCCCTGGACATGTATACGGGTCACGGCTGGGAAAAAAACATGGATGTGCAACACCTGCCCGTACCGGATCATTTATATCCCGACCCCGACGTGGTGGTCTCCGATGGAGACCTTTTATTCCACAATATGAAGGCTGAGGACAACCGGGCGACCATCGTCTGGAGCCTGCCCCGGTACCACGTCCTGTTCGCGCCGGGCGGACTGCGCCGGGCGGACCCCGGGCAGCCCCTCATCGCGGAATCGCTGCACAGGGGCTTCTTCTTCCCCTACGATCCCCCCGACCGATACAGCGTGACGGCGGAAATCCCCCGGATCGATGAGGACAAACTGCGGCAAAGCCCCGAAGAGTATCCCGAAACGATTCGCTGGGCGTATCTTCAGCTTCCGAAGGGCCTGCCGGATCGGGTGAAAAAGCTGGCGCGAAAGATCACCGCCGACGCGAACAATCCCTACGACAAGGCCCGGGCGGTGGAGCAGTTTCTCCGGACCGAGGGCGGCTTCCGCTATGAAACCCAGGATGTGCCGGTCCCGGAGGAAAACGAAGACTTCGTCGACCAGTTCCTGTTCGACACGAAACGAGGGTATTGCAACCATTTCTCCTCCGCCATGGTGGTCCTGCTCCGCGCCGCCGATGTCCCGGCGCGGTGGGTGAAGGGGTTTGCCCCCGGCGAAGCGGAATTGGAAGACGACCGGTACCGCGTGACGGTGCGCAATGCCGATGCCCACTCCTGGGTGGAAGTGTATTTCAGTGAAGTCGGGTGGATCCCCTTTGAACCGACGCCCGGATTCACCAACCCAACCCCCGTGGAACGCCAAGAAACCCGGGAAGATGCCGGGGAAGACGCCGATTCTTCTCCCCTGCCCTCCCCGGGCGACCGGCGCGATCCGGAAATGAAAGATCCTTCCGCCACCACCCCTTCCGGGGAGGAGAAGGAGAGAGCCTCCGATGCCGGAAAGCGCAGAGCGTGGTGGACGGCCGGTTTCCTTCTCCTTGCGGGATGGGCGGTTTGGACCTTCCGCCGCCGGCTGCTTTGGTGGTGGCTCCACCGGTACCCTCGCATCGAGGAGGGAAACCGCTCCACGCTGATCCACTCCTTCCGCCACCTCCTGCGCCTGCTCGCCTGGAAAAGGGGGCCGAGGAAACCCCACCAGACAGCGAGGGAGTATGTCTCCGGGAGCGATTGGATCTTCTCCGCCCCCAGCGCCGAAATGCGGGAAATGACCCGTCTGTTTGAACGGGCCCGTTACGGCAAGATGGAGAAAGACCCCTCCCTGTGGGAGAGGGCCAGACACCTGTGGAGGGCCCTTTTGAAGCAGACCCGTCCCTGA
- a CDS encoding YugN family protein, which yields MIPLESRIENLRAGFGELKSVFEQQGFVLGGGYEYDHGYFDKPLDRENDRAHRVYLRVPVFAVEGNIEEDDATVRLGKPFVLKHEFKTGPDDRVTTGAFSGLVNQFAEPADKDDAVETVWVERAKSALDELERGLDPLIH from the coding sequence ATGATACCTTTGGAATCGCGCATCGAAAACCTTCGCGCCGGCTTCGGCGAACTGAAATCCGTATTTGAACAACAGGGCTTTGTCCTTGGCGGCGGTTACGAATATGACCATGGCTACTTCGACAAGCCCCTCGACCGGGAAAACGACAGGGCCCACCGCGTTTATCTGCGCGTCCCCGTTTTCGCCGTCGAGGGAAACATCGAAGAGGACGACGCCACGGTCCGCCTGGGCAAACCCTTCGTGCTCAAACACGAATTCAAGACGGGACCGGACGATCGCGTCACCACCGGCGCATTCAGCGGGCTCGTCAATCAGTTCGCCGAGCCCGCCGACAAAGACGATGCCGTTGAAACCGTGTGGGTGGAAAGGGCCAAGTCCGCATTAGATGAACTGGAACGGGGACTTGACCCCCTGATCCATTGA